Within the Stigmatopora argus isolate UIUO_Sarg chromosome 23, RoL_Sarg_1.0, whole genome shotgun sequence genome, the region AACGGAACCTATCAAAGTGACTTATGGCATCGGTGAGCTCTGAACTCTTTCTATTGCTTCTGAAGAATAACTTTTCTcaaattgacttttaaaatatatttaggtAAAGAGCAGCATGATAAGGAAGGCCGCATCATTACTGCTGAGTTCCCCACATTCTACCTGGTGACAGCCTACGTGCCCAACGCCAGTAAAGGTTTAGTCCGCCTAGATTACCGCAAAACCTGGGATGTAGATTTTCGGTCCTACTTGAGCGAGCTGGATGTAGAGAAGCCCGTGGTGCTGTGCGGCGACCTCAACGTGGCCCACCAAGAGATCGACCTGAAGAACCCTAAGGGCAACAAGAAAAATGCCGGATTCACCTCGGAGGAGCGCGAGGGCTTCAGTCAATTGCTGGAAGCTGGTTTCGTTGACAGCTTCCGTGAGCTGTACCCTGACCAAGCCTATGCGTATACCTTCTGGACCTATATGATGAATTCCAGGGCTAAGAACGTGGGCTGGCGCCTGGATTATTTTGTGCTCTCGTCCTCCCTGGTACCCGCTTTGTGCGATAGCAAGATTCGTACCAAAGCTATGGGGAGCGACCACTGCCCTATCACACTGCATATTGTTGTGTAGTTTTCTTTTGATAATCGTTCACTGCTAGCGCAAGTGCTAAGTTTAGAAATGCCCTTTTAGGTTCATATGCTAAGTATTGATTTTCATCCAAAATTGTTCAAAGGCTGTTAAAAATAAGTGATGATATCATGTATCACACTAATAAAAAAGGGTTTCTAGAGACAAGTTGTGATCATtgtgaaaattaaaattttgataGTTAAATCAATTTTTACTATTAGTCAACCCGTTAAATCATACATAAATCACTTTGTGTACTCTTTAtcaagcaattttttttcagtttttaaatacaaaaatatgaacaaaaacatttttaaatgtaaaatagtcCTGATTAAGATCACGTATAGTATTTACGGTTTATGTTAAGAGAAATACTTTAATATGGACTTTTACTATATAGGACTGAGTGATTAAATATTTGTTAATCATGGCCATTCTtctaaaatgatatttttgtatAATTTAAAATTTGAAGGATAAAACGAGTGTACTGCACtcttgtattttaatgtttgtCTAAAGAGCTCATGACAGTTTTAGGCTAAGTTTTCAAAGGAATGCCAGAGAACCTTTAATGTGAACTTAATTTGGCAATCAAATGGCAAGTGACAACTCCACTCCAGTTTGAGGTTGACTTTCACATTTTGATGGAGTTTGATGTGATGGGACTGTTGGAATCCTTTTCTGCAATCCCCGCAAAGGAAGGGCTTCCCTCCAGTGTGCACTCTGGTGTGTCTTGAGATGGCTGGAGCTGAGGAAGCTCTTGTTGGGGTGCTGAAGTAAGGCTATGCACCCGAATGGTAGCGCAGGTGGATGGTGAGGTAGCACGACTGGGTGAACTTCTTGTCGCAGTGCGGACACTGGAAGGGCTTGTGGCCTGTGTGGAAGCACTCATGTTTGAGCAGTTCGGCGTGGGAAAAGAAGCGGTTCCCGGAATGGGAGCAGAGGTACGGCTGCTTTTCTTGCACTGCGAGCACTTGTAGACATTCTCTCTCGTGTGGGAGCGCTCGAGCTTCTTCATCCTCTGCTCCCTTTTGAAGTGCTTCCCTCAGAGGGAGTACATGAAGGGCATCTCCGACAAGTGGATCTTCATGTGGCTCCGCAGGCTGCACTTGTACAAAAATCCCTTGACGCACCGCGCCCAAGTGTGCGGCTTGTCGTTCTGGTGGATGCAGCGGTGTGTCAGCGCCACGCTGTAGGCGAAACTTACCACAGCTGCAGGCGTACGTTCGGTCCTTCCTATGGGTCTGTGGGTGCCTGCCGAGGTAACCGGTGCAGCTTAAGGTCAGCTTGCGCTTGGTGGATTTCAACCCACGCTCCGCCCCCTCGTGCATTTTCAGGTGCCTCACCACTGCCGACTTCCAGGGGAACTTGCCGTCGCACTTGGAGCAGGCGAACTCGGCGTACACCACGTGCGACCTCAGAGCCGCAGGGGCCTTGCACGCTTCCCCACGGATGACGCACTCACACGTGCAGCCTGGCTTGTGCATCTGCCGTTGTCTCTCCAGGGACTGCTTCGAGGGAAAACGGCATCCGCACTGAGAGCAAAGAAAACGCCACTCCCCCGTGTGGAGGCGACGGTGAGATCTGAGCAAGGACAAGAATTTTAAGCTCTTGCCGCAGTCCCGGCAGGTGAATCCACCCTCTTCGACAAACGGGGCCGTCATGTTATCTTTGGATTGAATTATAAACcggtgaacttaaaaaaaacactgaataccATCATCATGAACAACATAACATCAAAATACAGTACAATTACTACTAAAGGTCTTGTGTCCACTAGTTTTCCAACACAAGTCCCACATTGGGCAATACAtcctttaagatgtttttttaattttttttatttagaatcCTGGATTTAAGCAGGTTTGGATTAAAGCTGGTTTGCACTAAAATCTGATAAAATGATAGATACAATGAAGGTCAActtgttcaaacataaaacatgtttacttaATTTCTGAATGAGGATTcagaaattaatgaatgaaaacatactatataatatatatatatatatatatatatatatatatatatatatatatatatatatatatatatccattttGATTATATTTCTCCTAAGTGATGTGCAAAAATCTTTAAGTGAAGGGTcagtgttagggttattagtcttacattattatatatttgcttgcaatgaatctagaatgcctgcttgcaacgaagtaaatgctttgctccttaattagactGAACAAAAGGGAAGCCGGCATCCACTTGGACTgatggaatgtggagaagatccttcggctgcacatgaccttcatttgttttgactatttgacgtccTACTTCTGTTTCCCACTCCTCCCTTGAGaattgagacgtccattgtaactagggtccttgaagttaatacaCAAGAAAAGAAGCATGTGAGGCCAGAACAGAGCGGGGACTGGGCATGACAGGTTctgtggtacacggtcgattggtcgccggttctccttgcaaaaaaaaatccaggagattgtcttttctctttatttgtgcgtgcatttgggaatgcctattggtgaacctatcatattGGTCCATCAAGCCTGGGAGTCAATATACCAAAGGAATCCAGGCTCTTAGTTGACATCTGGGAAGGACCGTGGCCACGGCATTTAAGACCCTTTTGATGGGCTGGGTCTCGGCTAAGAACCTGGATTCTCAAGGTTGACGACTTAACTAAAAAGAgttgaagacatctctggtgagtccATATGAATGTGTCCATTTGTGAGGGTTTCCAAATGTGAGGGAATCATTCATATGAAATTCGTGAATTCGTGAAGGGGGTCCGAATGGAGGGGATCGCGTCCGGGGGACAGCGATGGTAAAACCCTGTAAATACTAGTCAGAGTATTAGTCTATAAAACCGAAGGGCTTCGGTGTCCTGTACCTAAGCTGGTCGGTACTTAAACTCCGAGTGTAtgattgtgttgcgtgtgtggtGTGAACTtagggaaaaacaaatgaagggggaaagaaaaattaaaaataatgggGAAATTACTGCCCTGATTACACACCTGTTTCAAAATGGGGAGATCAAACAGAGAGGCTGCTATTGATGAcaatccaaaacagcgtctggtgtataaggattggaaatttgttgaaaatcaaagcgcttcgagaaataaacacctaaatttatagATAGACTAAATATGACAtggctggccagcttaataacATTAGGGAAAGAAAGGTATACCTGCAGGAAAAAGTAAATTCAACGCAAAAGAGATAgggaaataaaatagaaaaaggtAGTGATAATTGGTTATAAGTGCACTCAATTTGTATGTTACAGTCCTGtgtcatcatgttttttattttattttcttctcctttttatGTCTCCCAGTGTTCTCACAGCTGTGCTATCAAATGGGGCCGGGAGTCTGTTCCCACtatcattattgttgttgtttctgtTTTATCATGCTTCAGTAAAAGTATAAGAAAATTACTAGACAAAGGAGTGAAAGGTATGACAGAAAAGCATTGTCATAATTTTTACAAATTTagctaccgtaattactcgaatataacacgcaggtttttgctatataattaattccaatagttgggggtgcgtgttataatcaagaactaaaataaattacaaattttcgatcgaaaaaagcattgtcaaactcactttgacgcacggattttacgtcatctcgtacagctgacgcacggattttacgtcatctcctaaagccgacgcatggattttacgtcatctcctaaagccgacgcatggattttacgtcatctcgtaaacccgatcgaaaatcggaaagccgagaccaccactgcccccctctagcctcgtactcgtctcagttcaccctctctcagttcagtgttataatcaataactaaaataaattacaaattttcgatcgaaaaaagcattgtcaaactcactttgacgcacggattttacgtcatctcgtaaagacggcgcacggattttacgtcatctcgtaatttcgatcgaaaatcggaaagccgagaccaccactccccccccctctagcctcctactcgtctcagttcaccctctctcagttcagtgttataatcaataactaaaataaattacaaattttcgatcgaaaaaagcattgtcaaactcactttgacgcacggattttacgtcatctcgtaaagacggcgcacggattttacgtcatctcgtaatttcgatcgaaaatcggaaagccgagaccaccactccccccctctagcctcctactcgtctcagttcaccctctctctgttcagtgttataatcaataactaaaataaattacaaattttcgatcgaaaaaagcattgtcaaactcactttgacgcatggattttacgtcatctcgtaaagccaatcggatgatgtgttgtgggaggaagaggaagtggatgaaggaagcgtgtacgttgataggattctcaacgaagagatgtatgagaggacagacaaagagagagaggaactcttcatttgaaggattctaatgaataaatttgtttgaacaaaacaatcgtgaaacaaagaaaaaaaggtaagatttctgattttcgtcagcgggaaattttaggtgcgcactatattcgagtactgcgtttttccagatttttttggcccaaaatgacctgcgtgttattttcgagtgcgcgttatattcgagtaattacggtaattgcgGAAACTCTTTTTAGATGTGATTATTATTTACATGATGGCATTACGTCAGATGGTGAATTTTTTAAGGTGTCTGGATGTTAATTCAGTTGGTTGATTGTCTGATTGGGGAAGACGTCTCGCGAATGTGGTAGAGATTGTCTGGTGGAGTGAAATATGTGGGAGTCAGGAagtagaaagcagtctttaaacaattctccaaaaaaaacattggcggataccttccgtgaagacattacatcaATTGGCTCCAGAggttgctgaagcaaacttgtgtgtgcagaaaaaaatgatttttgctatCGGATAA harbors:
- the LOC144068937 gene encoding DNA repair nuclease APEX1-like, which encodes MKRGKKAEEAPAEGDNESERTPKKAKKTKEPEAPILYEDAPDKTTSKDGRDANMKITSWNVDGLRAWVKKNGLDWVREENPDILCLQETKCAEKNLPADITSMPEYPHKFWSGSEEKEGYSGVAMLCKTEPIKVTYGIGKEQHDKEGRIITAEFPTFYLVTAYVPNASKGLVRLDYRKTWDVDFRSYLSELDVEKPVVLCGDLNVAHQEIDLKNPKGNKKNAGFTSEEREGFSQLLEAGFVDSFRELYPDQAYAYTFWTYMMNSRAKNVGWRLDYFVLSSSLVPALCDSKIRTKAMGSDHCPITLHIVV